The Zerene cesonia ecotype Mississippi chromosome 9, Zerene_cesonia_1.1, whole genome shotgun sequence DNA window GATGTTAAATGGTGTAATCATGcttgaaatttttgttattagttaaatatatcattattctCTTCTACAGAAAAGGTCACAAACATCCATCACTCTCCATTACCAACAAAAGgaattaattatcaatcagCTGAAAACCCATTGAGTTacaaaacatcaaaaaaatacagttaaagttgcaagaaatattttatcaaattaaattatttaataattacaatgtcCAGGTCAGCAAACTggtcattaaattataatccataatttactgtatatttattaggtttgaaatgtaaaaggtttttttttcattatcaaGCTGTTTTACTAAAGTGTATATGTTGCTGGCATCATAATATTCAACTATATTCCAAGAACCGcttccttggtacagtggctAATGTGTGAGCATAGAATCGAGAGGTCCTGGTCTTTCCGTTCCGGTATTCCCACATGTCCGATGTCCACATGTGTGTGACAAGGATAGTGATTTAGTATACAACTGTTCAAATAGCTAGAATTATAATTCCTATTCGAATGTGTATATcatataacaaaatgaaaataagaaaccACTAAcagtattttaaagtttaatttgcGACCTTCGTTTTCCAGgtcataattcaataatagaGCATACATGCCGCAAATATAATCCAATCAAATTATCCTACACAACATAAACAATGGCATCACGAATGAATCAGCGCACACTGATGAGATACGAAACTTATAGCAAATTGCACAGATTATGTACCCAGTTCCCCTACAACACGTCcgttactttatattaaatacaattttttttacaatcatCTGCACATCAATCACTTACCAAGgtacttaaaattttcttgCTAAAACACTATTCACATAGTTGAAGATCGATTGTTATTGtggaatattatttgtttaatttaaatacaaacttgtgtttttgtttttaaatgaaactgtTTACGATACACAGTAAGAAATGCACGAAACTTAGTCCGTACAATTTTCTTCAACAATTTGCGAAAAGGATGCTGAATACTGATAGGGGATGCCTAATATTGTttagaattaattgaaatttgacaCTTGAAAGACGATTGGTGTGAACACCAATATCATTATATGTCACTTAACTGTCAAATttacatagaatataaatacttataatcactaaatgtatattgcatattatacgaattaaatttttatctgaTGTGATGTGATGTCCTTTCGTTGTGATTTGTTTCGTCAGATAGATTTTGTACTTTAAATTAAGGCTGAATTTCtcttattgcattttataaatgcacaCTTATGGAAATGCATAGTAAGTAGGAAACAcggaaaattatattgaagagATACACAATGACTCTTACAATATCaacaaaatcaataacaaCAAAGGTAAtggcaaaattaaataaataaatatacatttcaaatgTACGGCCACCAAATAGAATCTAATTCAGCGTATGCTGAATTAGATTCTATTTGGTGGCCGTACTTTTCTTCCTTTACTTtacttttcaaattattatttgtagatacataacttttgaaaattttgcGGTCGCCCGCTAAGCTTCCGTTTCTGTGGGTTTTTCAGGATGATAGTACTACAACTACTACTGCTATTACTACTTTAGGTACTATCACCCATTCAGGGCCTCAAACTGTATTCACAACAAATGTTATGTGTATCAATTCGGTTATAAGAGTACATTGTCTAAACAGAGAACAATTTATCcaagtttttacatttttcttgcTTTTATACCCGACacctacattatatttatatctatgcgaaaagaaaaaaataaaatggatttttttttcttatatgaCCTATATTGATATGACCTATATGAAAAAGAACTCCCATTATTGTGAGTCTGCTatagaccttatgcctcttcaaatgttcatgggcggtggtagcgcttaccatcaggcgttgcaccagctccattgtcgactgtaacataaaaaaaaacaaaaacattagtctacatataatacatataatacatataatacatcGCTAAAATTCTtacccgtattattatactactcatTGCTCTTAAActattaagttataatattcttaCTCTGTGGATTGTGGAAATTTTTTACTCTGTACCCTGAAGTTGTATGTTGATGGCGTGTGCGTGACACTCGtttgacaatttattaatgttaaaaatttcgtTTTGTCCATAAATAAGCATCATTCCTAAAAGAATACTATGAAAGATTAAATGTTCAATCGAGagatacaatttaaaagttaaaacgcTTATCATATCTAAACGAAATAATTGGCGGATAATGCCAACATTTTTAGTCCTACAAAGtgcaaaaatttaatagtgatGCATACTAGCATAAGCGCACAGCAAAGCCCGGCAAATATGCAGACGGTTGTGGACAGAGAAAAGATTTACACTTGGATATTAGAATTATGCAATCCAGAAACTCGTGAAAATGCTTTATTGGAACTAAGTAAAAAGCGGGAAGTGGTGCCCGACTTAGCGCCTATGTTATGGCATAGCTTTGGTACGATAGCAGCTCTGCTCCAAGAAATTACGAATATTTATGTTGCAATGATTCCTCCCACATTGACAGCTCATCAGAGTAACCGGGTCTGTAATGCTTTAGCTTTAATGCAATGTGTTGCTTCTCATCCAGAAACCAGATCTGCATTCTTGCAAGCTCACGTACCTTTGTTCCTGTATCCATTTTTACACACAGTATCCAAAACCCGCCCTTTTGAATATCTACGCCTTACTAGTCTAGGAGTTATTGGAGCATTAGTTAAAACTGATGAACAAgaagttataacatttttgttaacCACTGAAATTATTCC harbors:
- the LOC119828997 gene encoding CCR4-NOT transcription complex subunit 9, which encodes MHTSISAQQSPANMQTVVDREKIYTWILELCNPETRENALLELSKKREVVPDLAPMLWHSFGTIAALLQEITNIYVAMIPPTLTAHQSNRVCNALALMQCVASHPETRSAFLQAHVPLFLYPFLHTVSKTRPFEYLRLTSLGVIGALVKTDEQEVITFLLTTEIIPLCLRIMENGSELSKTVATFILQKILLDDSGLCYICQTYDRFSHVAMILGKMVLSLAKDPSARLLKHVVRCYLRLSDNPRAREALRQCLPDQLRDATFTACLQEDNSTKHWLAQLIKNLEAQPPPASPAQPNMYKTR